The window TGATAAAGAAGCTCCACCATCTGATAGTACAGTATCGTACCCTTCTGGCAACTGTCGAATAAAGAAGTCTGCATTGGCTGCCCTAGCCGCTTCAACGACCAATTCCCTTGTGGCATTGGGATAGCCGTAGGCAATATTATCATGAATGGTGCCAGATTTGATCCAGGTTTCCTGTAAAACCATGCCAATCTGCCTACGAAGGTCCTCACGGCTATACTGACTAATGGGAACCCCATCTAACACAATCTGACCAGCCGTCACATCATAAAAACGCATGAGAAGGTTAATCATAGTTGATTTCCCAGCTCCTGTTGGTCCAACAATGGCAATTTTTTGACCGGATTTGACATCAATATTCAGGTCTTCAATCAAAGATTGCTCATCTCTATAAGTGAAAGACACATTTTCAAAGGAAATAGCTCCCTTTAACTCCTCTGAATCGATTTTCCGCTCTGCCTGATCGTCAATACTAGCTTGAGCCAAGATAACAAACAGCCTGTCTGCACAAGCTAAAGCGCTTTGCAATTCCGAAAGGACCGAAGAAATATCATTAAAGGGCTTACTGTACTGACTAGCATAATTGAGAAAAGTTGTCAGCGAGCCAACGGTAAAATTGCCAGCCATAATCCTCATGGCCCCCAGACCAGCTAGCAAGGCATAGATGAGTGCATTGACAAAGCGGGTACTTGGATTGACCGTTGATGAGGAAAAAATGGCTTTTTGAGAATAGGTCGCATACTGGTCATTGACTGCTTGAAAATGCGCTGTAAATTGCTCCTGAGCATTGAAAGACTGAATCAAGGTCAACTGACTGATGGATTCCTCAAGCAACTGGGACTGTTGACCACGCGCCTGAGTTTGCTTTCTATAATAACCATAGGACTTCTTGGCGATATAGCGTGCTATAATCAGCGAAAGCGGGGTCAAGGCTACGACGACCAACATCATGGTCATATCTAGCCTAGCCATTGTAAAAATGGTTAGGAATATGGTTAACAGACCAATGAAAAATTGGTTAAAAATCATTAGCAAGCCATTGGTCAACTGCTCACTATCACTAGAAAAACGAGCGACCAAGTCACCAACAGACTGACGGTCTAAATAAGATAAGGGCAGCTGATGCAACTTGATATAGACCTGCTCACGCAAATCTGCAACCATACCATAGACCAAACGATTGGTTTCAAGGGGGAGATAGGATTGCACCAAGGTATTGAGTACGATAACAAGACCCATTTTCCCCAGTAAAACAAGCAAAATCTGCCTATCTGCTAGCAACACCGCATCAACAGCTTGACCAATCAATATTGGTAGATAGACTGTTAACAAGACCTGTGCCAAGGTTCCCACCAGCATGAAACTTATTCTAAGAGGCTGCTTGCAAACCAATCGAATCAGTTGCTTAAAACTAGATTGCTTCATGGCTATCCTCCTCCCTATGTTGAGATTGGTCGATTTCTTGGTAAATAGCAGAGCTTCTCAGCAAATCTTCATGGCGACCAAGTCCAACTTGGTGACCTTGATCCAAAACTAAAATCTGATCTGCCCTACGCAAACTATTGGTTCTTTGTGACACCATAATCAAGGTCTGCTCAGGAAATTCTTGACGAATTGCTGCCAATAAGCGACTTTCCGTCAAATAATCCAGAGCGGATGTTGCATCATCCAAAATCAATATTGGAGCCTTCTGTAAAATAGCACGCGCAATGGTCAAGCGTTGTCTTTGTCCGCCAGAAAAATTCTTCCCAAAGGCTTCTACAGGACTATCCAGACCACCTTTTTCCTCAACGAAAGATTTAGCCTGTGCAATTTCCAATGCAGACCACAAGTCGCTATCCGCCACAGTGTCTAAGCCCAATGAGAGATTGGAACGAATGGTTCCGGCGAAGAGTTGAGCCTCTTGAGGAACTATCGCTATTTGTTGCCGCCAAGTTTTCAAATTCCGAGGACTTTTCCCGTCAATAGAGTGAGAAAGCTGTTGTATCGGTAAGGAATAAAGTGCTTGTAACAAATCCACCAAGGTCGATTTACCAGAACCTGTACCACCAATTATTCCCATAAACTGTCCCTTAGGCAGTTCAAAGGTTATATCCAATAGGACCTTCTCTGCAGATTTTGGGTAAGCAAAAGAAAGATGGTTGACAGAAAAAATCAGCTCTTTATCCTTACTAAGTCCTTCTGGCAAATCAGCTTCCACATCCTCAGATTCTTGTTCAAAAACCTCTTGGATACGCTGGGCTGAAATATAGGTCTGATTAAGGGTAGAAACAACCATAATCATCTTAACCAGCTCAACCAGAATTTGCAAAAGATAGTTGATGAGGGCAACCAACATCCCTTGTTCAAGTAAGTTTTGTGAAACTGCACCATTTCCCTGCCAGATGAGAATGAGCAAGGTGGTATTAACAATAAGAAAAGTCAGGGGAGATAGGAGGCTAGACCAAAAACCAGCCTGCAACTGGTGTTTCTTGTAGGTCTGATTGATGCCCTGGAAAGTCTTGATCTCACGCGCTTTTTGTCCGAATGCACGAATAACCCTCCAACCCATAACCGTATCTCCTACCTGCCCTACCAGACTATCTACATCCTTGCGGATGGATTGATACATGCGGCTAGTAATAATGGAAATTCCTGTCACTATGATAAGTAAGAGGATAATCATTCCTAGAAAATAGACAGACAAACTAGGACTAATGTAGAAGGCCATCATCAGCGAACCAAATACAACAATCGGCGCCCGTAAAAATAAGCGTAAAAATGTATTGATGCCTGTCTGAATTTGCAAGGTATCACTGGTCAGTCTGGTCAATAGACTTGAAGACGAAAGAATATCCCGACTAGATTTTGGAAGCGAAAGAACCTTCTGGTACAAGTCATTGGTCAAAGCTTTTGTCACTCCAACTGCTGCCTTGGCCGAGAAATACTGGGCAGTAAGTGAAACGAGAATACCGACACAAGATAGACCGACCAATAATAAAAGCATGGCAACCAGGTCCCCCTGATTGCCATTTGGAATGATTGTATCAACAATGAAAGCGATAATTAAAGGGACTAGGAGCTCAAAACTAGCTTCTAATAGTTTAAAAACCGGACCTAGAATCGCTTCCTTCTGATAGGGTTTAAAATATCTAAAAAATCTTTTCATCCGTTTATTCAGCAGCAATTGCTTGTGCAGCTGTGATGATACCAAGCTTGTAAACATCTTCTGAACTGCATCCACGTGAAAGATCGTTCACAGGCTTATTCAAACCTTGCAAGACCGGACCTACCGCTTCGTAACCACCAAGACGCTCAACTACTTTGTAAGTAATGTTGCCTGCTTCAATAGCTGGGAAGACAAAGACATTGGCTTGACCTGCTACTGGACTTCCAGGTGCTTTCAAACGTGCTGTATCAGGAACCAAGGCAGCATCCATCTGCAGTTCACCGTCAATCAAGAGGTCCGGACGAAGTTCTTGAGCCAAGCGAGTTGCTTCTACAACCTTGTCAACGCGCGGACCTGAACCTGAACCTTTTGTTGAGTATGAAATCATAGCTACTTTTGGATCGATACCAAATGTTTTAGCAGTTTCTGCTGATTGGATTGCAATCTCTGCCAAGGTTTCTGCATCTGGTTCAATGTTGATTGCACAGTCACCAAAGACAAACTTGTGCTGGTCTTTAACCATCAAGAAGACACCTGAAGTACGTTTTACACCTGGTTTTGTCTTAATAATTTGAAGGGCAGGACGTACAGTATCTGCTGTTGAGTGGATAGCACCTGACACCATACCTTCTGCTAATCCCATTTGCACCAACATAACACCAAAGTAGTTGACATCACGCAAAATTTCATCTGCCTGCGCCTCATCAACCTTGCCTTTACGAAGAGTAACAAATTCATGTTTCATGGCATCAAAGTTTCCGTAGTTATTAGGGTCAATAACTGTGATACCAGGGTTTGAGAAACCAAAATCTGTCAACAAAGTATGGACAGCTTCCGGCACACCGAGGATAATTGGCTCTACCAAACCTTCAAATTTCAAACGAGCTGCCGCACGCACAACGCGCTCATCTGTACCTTCTGGGAAAACGATACGTAGTCTTTTACCTACGATTTTTTGCTTCATTTCACCAAATAAATTCCGAATTTCCATCTAAATTCTCCTTAAAATTTTATTTATTAGTTAACATTTTGATAACAGCCTGAAAATCGTCTGGAAGACCTGCTTCCAAGTCAATCCTTTGGGCTGAGAAAGGATTGTCAAAGGCCAAGTTGTGACAATGTAAGGCCTGACGTTGAATACCACATTCTAAACTGCCACCATACATATCATCTCCCAATAAAGGAAATCCAATATGTGAAAAATGAACACGAATCTGGTGGGTTCGACCTGTGTGCAACTGAATATCCACTAGATGAATATTGCCCCAAGATTGAACAAGTCGATAGGAAGTATGGGCATATTTACCCGTCTTGGTCACACAGCGTGTGATAATACTATCTTCTGGACGACCAATTGGAGCAATGATATCCCCCTCAGCTTCCAAAACACCATCTCCCTTAACCAGAGCATAATAGCGTTTGTGAATGAGCTTGGCCTGCAACTGCTTGTCCAGTCGAGCATGGGCATAACCATGCTTGGCAAAGAGCATGACCCCCGATGTATCCCTATCCAAGCGCGTGACAATATGAACCTGTTTGTTTTCATAAGCTTGATCGACCAGATAGCCCTTGACAAAATTGGCAATGGTAGAAGAATGGAGTGCTGAGGGTATCGAAGCATATCCAACTGGCTTATTGATAGCAAGAAAGTGGTCATCTTCATAGATAATATCCAGCGGAAAAGAAATCGGTTTCAAACTTCCGGTCAAATCCTCCTCAGCTGGTATGTCAATTGTAACCCTATCTCCAATATCAAGCAAGTAAGTTGCATTGCGTTCTATATCATTAACCCAAATATTGCCACCTGTGTACTTGATTTTTGCCAACAAGCCCTTGGAAACACCATGTTTCTTCAGAAAGGTTTTAATCTTGGTATGCTGGTCAGCTATAAATTCAAACCGCATTACTCCACCTCTCCAATGAAGGCATCTTTGACCCGATTCCAGAAACTGGTGTGGCTAGGGGTAGCAAGAAAATGAATTTTATGCTGGTCAATCTGGTACTCTATCTTTTCGATATTATCATAAACATAGGTCTTGTTATCAACGGCAATAGAATAGCGGTCACTATGTTTGGGCTCAATGACTATCTTGTCTTTTTTGGGAACCACAATAGAAGAACCCAAGGTCCGATAAACGCGGTTATTTAGACTGGCTACTTCTGCAATCTGCAAGGCCTCAATGGTCGGATGCAAAACAGCACCACCTAAAGATTTATTGTAGGCCGTCGAACCAGTTGGAGTAGATACTGAGATGCCATCTCCCCTAAAGCGTTCAAACGGTACATTGTTGATAATGACATCCGCCACCATGGTTTTGGATAAACGCTTGATGGTCGCCTCATTCAGAGCACGCGCCTCCACAACCCGACCATCCAGTAGTTTGACCTTGACATTCAAAATGGGATAGGACACCCTTGCACCTGTATCTAATTTAAGGTTTTCAATCAGTTTATCTACTTCAAAGTCACGGTAATCCGTATAAAATCCTAGATGGCCTGTATGAATACCGACAAAACGCACACGGTCAATCAACTTTTCATACTTATGAAAGGCCGACAGGAGCATACCATCACCACCGATTGAAATCACAATATCAGGATTTTTAGGTGTCAGTATGAAATTTGCTTCTTTCAATTTTGTCCAAAGTTCTTTGGAAACTGCCTCACTCTTTGGATTTCGGCTAGCGAGCAGAGCGATTTTTTTTCTACCTGTATTCTTCATCTGTATCATCACTATTTCCGACACCGTCATTCAGCTTCCTATGTGCAGGATCGAATAAGGCCTGGGCCTCCTGAATGTCGTTACGGATTTTTCGCATCTCCTCATCTAATTCATAGGCAATCTTTGCTGTTACTTCCAAGCGTTTCTTGATTTCTTCAGGAAAATTTCCCTTATACTTATAGTTGAGGGAATGCTCAATAGTCGCCCAGAAGTTCATGGAAAGAGTACGGATTTGGATTTCTGCCAGTACCGTTTCATTGCCATTTATGGTGTCCACGGGGTATGAAATAACTACATGATAGGACCGGTAGCCAGAAGCCTTTCGGTAGTTAATATAATCCCTTTCGTGGACAATCTGCATATCCTTGCGCTTGCGTAAAATCGCCAAGACTTCCTCAATATCGTCCACAAATTGAACCATAATTCGAAGCCCAGCAATATCCTGCATATCTTGAGCAAGATTTTCTAACTTAATCTGTCGTAGGGCCATCTTTTCCTTAATGGATTCAATAGGCTTTACCCGACCAGTCACGAACTCTATAGGAGAGTGGCGATTGGCTTTCCGGTACTGCTTGCGAATACCACGCAGTTTGATTTTCAACTCACCTACTGTCTGGATATAGGGGTCTAAAAATTCTTCCCAGTTAAAGTCCATACTGCCCCTTTCTTGTCAAAATTTTTAAATTGTATTAGAATAACACAAAGACTATTCTATTATAACACATTGAAAGGGTTTACTGCATGAAAAACCACCTTGAAATTGAGTATAAAACCTTATTAACCAAATCCGAGTACCTACGCCTTCTCTCTGATTTTTCAGACGTAAGCCCTGTTCTTCAAACCAACCACTATATTGACACTCCTGATTTAGATATGAAGAACCACCGTTTTTCACTCCGTATACGGACTTTTAAGGAAATAGCAGAGCTGACCTTAAAAATTCCCCAGGAAATTGGCAATCAAGAGTACAATCAAGTTCTAGACATCCAGACTGCTCATCAGTTAATCGAAAACTTCCAACTGCCCGCAGGACACATTGCCGACATCATCTCAGCCACAGATGTTCCGATTGACAAACTGGCTGTCTGGGGGAGCCTGACTACCAAACGTCATGAAAAAGAAACCTCCATCGGACTTATGGCTCTAGATG is drawn from Streptococcus sp. 29892 and contains these coding sequences:
- a CDS encoding GTP pyrophosphokinase yields the protein MDFNWEEFLDPYIQTVGELKIKLRGIRKQYRKANRHSPIEFVTGRVKPIESIKEKMALRQIKLENLAQDMQDIAGLRIMVQFVDDIEEVLAILRKRKDMQIVHERDYINYRKASGYRSYHVVISYPVDTINGNETVLAEIQIRTLSMNFWATIEHSLNYKYKGNFPEEIKKRLEVTAKIAYELDEEMRKIRNDIQEAQALFDPAHRKLNDGVGNSDDTDEEYR
- a CDS encoding RluA family pseudouridine synthase — its product is MRFEFIADQHTKIKTFLKKHGVSKGLLAKIKYTGGNIWVNDIERNATYLLDIGDRVTIDIPAEEDLTGSLKPISFPLDIIYEDDHFLAINKPVGYASIPSALHSSTIANFVKGYLVDQAYENKQVHIVTRLDRDTSGVMLFAKHGYAHARLDKQLQAKLIHKRYYALVKGDGVLEAEGDIIAPIGRPEDSIITRCVTKTGKYAHTSYRLVQSWGNIHLVDIQLHTGRTHQIRVHFSHIGFPLLGDDMYGGSLECGIQRQALHCHNLAFDNPFSAQRIDLEAGLPDDFQAVIKMLTNK
- the pta gene encoding phosphate acetyltransferase, translating into MEIRNLFGEMKQKIVGKRLRIVFPEGTDERVVRAAARLKFEGLVEPIILGVPEAVHTLLTDFGFSNPGITVIDPNNYGNFDAMKHEFVTLRKGKVDEAQADEILRDVNYFGVMLVQMGLAEGMVSGAIHSTADTVRPALQIIKTKPGVKRTSGVFLMVKDQHKFVFGDCAINIEPDAETLAEIAIQSAETAKTFGIDPKVAMISYSTKGSGSGPRVDKVVEATRLAQELRPDLLIDGELQMDAALVPDTARLKAPGSPVAGQANVFVFPAIEAGNITYKVVERLGGYEAVGPVLQGLNKPVNDLSRGCSSEDVYKLGIITAAQAIAAE
- a CDS encoding ABC transporter ATP-binding protein, whose translation is MKQSSFKQLIRLVCKQPLRISFMLVGTLAQVLLTVYLPILIGQAVDAVLLADRQILLVLLGKMGLVIVLNTLVQSYLPLETNRLVYGMVADLREQVYIKLHQLPLSYLDRQSVGDLVARFSSDSEQLTNGLLMIFNQFFIGLLTIFLTIFTMARLDMTMMLVVVALTPLSLIIARYIAKKSYGYYRKQTQARGQQSQLLEESISQLTLIQSFNAQEQFTAHFQAVNDQYATYSQKAIFSSSTVNPSTRFVNALIYALLAGLGAMRIMAGNFTVGSLTTFLNYASQYSKPFNDISSVLSELQSALACADRLFVILAQASIDDQAERKIDSEELKGAISFENVSFTYRDEQSLIEDLNIDVKSGQKIAIVGPTGAGKSTMINLLMRFYDVTAGQIVLDGVPISQYSREDLRRQIGMVLQETWIKSGTIHDNIAYGYPNATRELVVEAARAANADFFIRQLPEGYDTVLSDGGASLSQGQRQLLSIARVFVKIPKILILDEATSSIDTRTELLVQEAFGKLMEGRTSFIIAHRLSTIQSADLILVMVAGKIVEQGNHDDLMAKKGIYYQMQNS
- a CDS encoding CYTH domain-containing protein → MKNHLEIEYKTLLTKSEYLRLLSDFSDVSPVLQTNHYIDTPDLDMKNHRFSLRIRTFKEIAELTLKIPQEIGNQEYNQVLDIQTAHQLIENFQLPAGHIADIISATDVPIDKLAVWGSLTTKRHEKETSIGLMALDENEYAGQVDYELEVEVTDAHQGKILFEDFLKKNSIQFKYARSKVARTASHRKSVQ
- a CDS encoding NAD kinase translates to MKNTGRKKIALLASRNPKSEAVSKELWTKLKEANFILTPKNPDIVISIGGDGMLLSAFHKYEKLIDRVRFVGIHTGHLGFYTDYRDFEVDKLIENLKLDTGARVSYPILNVKVKLLDGRVVEARALNEATIKRLSKTMVADVIINNVPFERFRGDGISVSTPTGSTAYNKSLGGAVLHPTIEALQIAEVASLNNRVYRTLGSSIVVPKKDKIVIEPKHSDRYSIAVDNKTYVYDNIEKIEYQIDQHKIHFLATPSHTSFWNRVKDAFIGEVE
- a CDS encoding ABC transporter ATP-binding protein, with the protein product MKRFFRYFKPYQKEAILGPVFKLLEASFELLVPLIIAFIVDTIIPNGNQGDLVAMLLLLVGLSCVGILVSLTAQYFSAKAAVGVTKALTNDLYQKVLSLPKSSRDILSSSSLLTRLTSDTLQIQTGINTFLRLFLRAPIVVFGSLMMAFYISPSLSVYFLGMIILLLIIVTGISIITSRMYQSIRKDVDSLVGQVGDTVMGWRVIRAFGQKAREIKTFQGINQTYKKHQLQAGFWSSLLSPLTFLIVNTTLLILIWQGNGAVSQNLLEQGMLVALINYLLQILVELVKMIMVVSTLNQTYISAQRIQEVFEQESEDVEADLPEGLSKDKELIFSVNHLSFAYPKSAEKVLLDITFELPKGQFMGIIGGTGSGKSTLVDLLQALYSLPIQQLSHSIDGKSPRNLKTWRQQIAIVPQEAQLFAGTIRSNLSLGLDTVADSDLWSALEIAQAKSFVEEKGGLDSPVEAFGKNFSGGQRQRLTIARAILQKAPILILDDATSALDYLTESRLLAAIRQEFPEQTLIMVSQRTNSLRRADQILVLDQGHQVGLGRHEDLLRSSAIYQEIDQSQHREEDSHEAI